Proteins encoded together in one Macadamia integrifolia cultivar HAES 741 chromosome 8, SCU_Mint_v3, whole genome shotgun sequence window:
- the LOC122086473 gene encoding MDIS1-interacting receptor like kinase 2-like yields MEKGSIARILSNQVEAMELDWLQRVNVIKSVANALSYLHNDCIPPIIHRDISSKNILLDLELEARVSDFGIARLLKQDSSNWTSLKGTHGYIAPELAYTMVITEKCDVYSFGVLALETIMGRHPGELISSLTSLVGQKMLLRDMLDPCLTFPSDPKVAKEVISVVRIALACSRSHPQSRPTMHQVLEELLVIGPSSMEHFHTVSVGDLNDIDVQ; encoded by the exons ATGGAAAAAGGTAGCATAGCACGCATCTTGAGCAATCAAGTTGAGGCTATGGAGTTGGATTGGTTGCAAAGAGTAAATGTCATCAAAAGTGTGGCCAATGCTTTGTCTTACTTGCATAATGATTGTATTCCACCAATAATTCATCGAGATATTTCAAGCAAAAATATATTGCTAGACTTGGAACTTGAGGCTCGGGTATCTGATTTTGGCATTGCAAGACTATTAAAGCAAGACTCATCTAATTGGACGTCACTTAAAGGAACTCATGGGTATATTGCTCCAG AGCTTGCCTATACTATGGTTATAACTGAGAAGTGTGATGTATATAGTTTTGGGGTACTAGCACTAGAAACAATTATGGGAAGGCATCCAGGGGAGCTCATCTCATCTTTAACGTCACTAGTTGGCCAAAAGATGTTGTTAAGGGATATGTTAGACCCATGCCTCACCTTTCCATCAGATCCAAAGGTGGCGAAGGAAGTGATTTCTGTTGTGAGAATAGCACTTGCATGTTCACGTAGTCACCCACAATCTCGTCCAACTATGCATCAAGTATTAGAAGAGCTACTTGTTATCGGACCATCATCTATGGAGCATTTTCATACAGTTTCTGTAGGTGACCTAAATGATATTGACGTGCAATAA